A region of Leifsonia xyli DNA encodes the following proteins:
- a CDS encoding MarR family transcriptional regulator: MPTAHEADERPAAGRDDDVPGRLALAVGRLNRRIRSSTGGLSHGQLSALSTIVRSGPLRPSELASIELAAAPTITRIVAELEARGLVERTPDPQDRRSLFVSGTEAGTALLVEARSDRARAVAAVLAELTTDQRTAITAALPALEKAAQVAPPT; this comes from the coding sequence GTGCCCACCGCGCATGAAGCTGACGAGCGGCCGGCGGCCGGCCGTGACGACGATGTCCCCGGCCGCCTGGCCCTGGCCGTCGGGCGCTTGAACCGCCGCATCCGCTCCTCCACCGGAGGCTTGAGCCACGGCCAGCTCTCCGCCCTGTCGACCATCGTCCGCAGCGGGCCGCTGCGCCCGAGCGAGCTCGCCTCCATCGAGTTGGCCGCCGCTCCCACCATCACGCGGATCGTGGCTGAGCTGGAGGCGCGCGGCCTCGTCGAGCGCACGCCCGACCCGCAGGACCGCCGGTCGCTGTTCGTCTCCGGCACGGAGGCCGGCACAGCGCTCCTGGTCGAGGCGCGGTCCGACCGCGCGCGGGCCGTCGCGGCGGTCCTCGCCGAGCTGACGACCGACCAGCGGACCGCCATCACCGCCGCCCTCCCCGCCCTGGAGAAGGCCGCCCAGGTCGCACCGCCCACCTGA
- a CDS encoding MFS transporter → MARTGIFTKDHPHYRWVALSNTTLGMLMATINSSIVIISLPAIFTGVKLNPLEPGNVSYLLWMLMGYMLVTAVLVVMFGRMGDQFGRVRIYNLGFVIFTLAAIALCLDPFTAGPGALWLIVWRFVQGVGGAMLFANSTAILTDAFPANKRGFALGLNQVAAIAGSFIGLILGGVLAEIDWRAVFFVSVPFGVIGTIWSIKSLHEVGQKNPGRIDWLGNATFGIGLIALLTGITYGIQPYGGSSQGWGNPWVLGAIIGGIVLLGLFVFVELKVPAPMFDMRLFRIRAFSSGIFAGFLAAIGRGGLQFMLIIWLQGIWLPLHGYSYESTPLWAGIYMLPITIGFLVAGPISGALSDRFGSRAFATVGLLLVAATFIGLLLIPVNFEYWQFAVLTGLNGIGSGLFSSPNRTAIMNSVPANERGAASGMAGVALNAGSSLSIGIFFSLMIAGLSVALPSALTNGLTSHGVPANIAAQVGNTPPVGSLFAAFLGYNPIQSLLGPTGILTAPHVDGATLTGKEFFPQLISGPFHDGLVVVFLAAAIMSVIGAVASFLGGGKYVHEEAVAPERPAIEEGEEVGAHRA, encoded by the coding sequence ACGATCAACTCCTCGATCGTCATCATCTCGCTGCCCGCGATCTTCACCGGCGTCAAGCTGAACCCGCTCGAGCCCGGCAACGTGTCCTACCTGCTCTGGATGCTGATGGGCTACATGCTCGTCACCGCCGTGCTCGTCGTCATGTTCGGTCGGATGGGCGACCAGTTCGGTCGCGTCCGCATCTACAACCTCGGCTTCGTCATCTTCACGCTGGCCGCCATCGCGCTCTGCCTCGACCCGTTCACCGCGGGTCCCGGCGCCCTGTGGCTGATCGTCTGGCGGTTCGTGCAGGGCGTCGGCGGCGCCATGCTGTTCGCGAACTCGACCGCCATCCTCACCGACGCCTTCCCGGCCAACAAGCGCGGGTTCGCGCTCGGCCTCAACCAGGTCGCCGCGATCGCCGGAAGCTTCATCGGCCTCATCCTCGGCGGCGTCCTGGCCGAGATCGACTGGCGCGCGGTGTTCTTCGTGTCCGTGCCGTTCGGCGTGATCGGCACCATCTGGTCCATCAAGTCGCTGCACGAGGTGGGGCAGAAGAACCCCGGCCGCATCGACTGGCTCGGCAACGCCACGTTCGGCATCGGCCTGATCGCGCTGCTCACCGGCATCACGTACGGCATCCAGCCCTACGGCGGCTCCAGCCAGGGCTGGGGCAACCCGTGGGTGCTCGGGGCGATCATCGGCGGCATCGTGCTGCTCGGCCTCTTCGTGTTCGTCGAACTGAAGGTGCCCGCGCCGATGTTCGACATGCGCCTGTTCCGCATCCGCGCGTTCTCGTCCGGCATCTTCGCCGGGTTCCTGGCCGCCATCGGCCGCGGCGGGCTGCAGTTCATGCTGATCATCTGGCTGCAGGGGATCTGGCTGCCGCTGCACGGCTACAGCTACGAGTCCACGCCGCTCTGGGCCGGCATCTACATGCTGCCGATCACGATCGGCTTCCTGGTGGCCGGCCCGATCTCGGGGGCGCTCTCCGACCGGTTCGGGTCGCGCGCCTTCGCGACCGTCGGGCTGCTCCTCGTGGCGGCGACCTTCATCGGGCTGCTGCTCATTCCGGTGAACTTCGAGTACTGGCAGTTCGCCGTCCTCACCGGGCTCAACGGCATCGGCTCGGGCCTGTTCTCGTCGCCGAACCGCACCGCGATCATGAACAGCGTGCCGGCGAACGAACGCGGCGCAGCGTCCGGGATGGCCGGAGTCGCGCTCAATGCCGGGAGCTCGCTCTCGATCGGCATCTTCTTCTCCCTGATGATCGCGGGCCTCTCCGTGGCGCTCCCGTCGGCCCTGACCAACGGGCTCACGTCGCACGGCGTCCCCGCGAACATCGCGGCGCAGGTCGGCAACACCCCGCCGGTCGGGTCGCTGTTCGCCGCGTTCCTGGGCTACAACCCCATCCAGAGCCTGCTCGGGCCCACCGGCATCCTGACCGCGCCGCACGTCGACGGGGCCACGCTGACTGGCAAGGAGTTCTTCCCGCAACTGATCTCCGGGCCCTTCCACGACGGGCTCGTCGTCGTCTTCCTGGCTGCGGCCATCATGAGCGTCATCGGGGCTGTCGCGTCGTTCCTCGGCGGAGGCAAGTATGTTCATGAGGAGGCCGTCGCACCCGAGCGGCCGGCCATCGAGGAAGGCGAGGAAGTCGGTGCCCACCGCGCATGA